A region of the Synechococcus sp. PCC 7502 genome:
GCGGCAGCAGTACAGTTTGCAGATCGGGTTAATACTGTATCTCCCACCTATGCCAAACAAATTTGCACTCCTGCCTATGGTGAAGGTTTGGAAAGCACTTTATCATATCTTTCTCCCAGTGGAATCTTAAATGGCATTGATATTGACCAATTTAATCCCAGTACTGATAAATATTTAGCCAAGAACTTTGACAGTGAAACCCTTGCCAAACGCATCGCTAATAAAAGTGCTTTACAGGAAGAAATTGGGTTGCAGGTAAATAAGTCTGCTTTCCTTGTAGGCATGGTAACTAGGCTGGTTGAACAAAAAGGCTTAGATTTATTAATTCAAGTTTTAGATCGATTTCTAGCCTATACCGATGCTCAGTTCGTAATTTTAGGGACAGGCGATCGTTACTACGAAACTCAAATGTGGCAAATTGCTTCTCGTTTCCCCGGCAGGATGTCAGCACAGATTTTATATAATGCGGCACTATCTCAGCGTATTTATGCAGGTACTGACGCTTTCTTAATGCCTAGTAGGTTTGAACCGTGTGGCATTAGTCAAATGCTGGCTTTACGTTATGGCTCGGTGCCAATTGTGCGGAGAACGGGGGGATTAGTGGATACAGTTCAGCATCATGTGCCTAGCTTAAATCAGGGTAATGGCTATTGCTTTGATCGCTACGAACCACTTGATCTCTATACTTGCATGATCAGAGCATGGGAGGGATTCTCTTATAAAGAACCTTGGCATGATCTGCAAAAACGGGGAATGGCAGGAGATTTTAGTTGGGATACTTCTGCTAAACAATATATTGAGTTATATCGTTCGATTCCAGGGATGGAACTTGCCTAAGATCGCTATTTATTCTATTGGCACTACGTAATGTAAATGATAGGTATGTAGAGAGAGGGTTTAGCTTTCCTGATCCATGACAGTTTGACCAAGATATTGAGAGGATTGTGCTTGTTAATTTTTGGGAATAGCGATCGCCCTTAATACCCTTAATAATTTCCACCAATAAAGACTGAAGAAACATTTCCCCAGTCTTGGCTACAAAGATTAATTTAGGTTACTTAAGAGAACTTATCTTAAAATTACAGAAGCAGAATTTAAGGATTCTTTGAGACTACGCACCACAGCAATCATTGCTATTTGATCTTTAAGTTGATTTACCGCCGAACCAACCCCTACTCCAGATGCTCCAGCAGCGATCGCCATTGGAATAGTAACATCCGTTAATCCCGAAGCACAAAGCACAGGCACAGATACAGCACGACTAATCGCATGGGCAGCAGCAAGGGTAGGCGCAGCTTTTTCAATTAAGCCCAGAATTCCGCTATGTAAAGGATTACTACTGGTACCACCTTCAGTTTGAATGATATCAGCACCACAGGCTACCAATTCTTCAGCCAGAGTTACTTGTTGATCGAGGGGTAAGGTATGAGGCACAGTTACAGATAGTAAAGTCTCGGGTAATAAATTTCTGGTGGCTTTAGTCAAGGCAATTACCTCTAACCCCGAAAATATCCGTCCTTGGGTGTAAAAACTATCATAGTTACCAATTTCCACTAGGTCGGCTCCAGCATCTACTGCCTCTACTAATTTCTCTGGAGCGATCGCTGACACACACACAGGTAAGTTGGTTTGAGCTTTAGTTTGTCTAATTAAGTTGCGATCAGCAGCAATATCCACAAAGGTTGCACCACCCAAAGTAGCAGCTTCCACAACCATTGCCACGAACTGAGAATCAAAGTTTTGCAAACCGCTAATAATTTTTAATGCCTGACGGTGGGTAAGGGTTTGGCGTAATTGGTTTAAGGTTGTCATGGTTATTCTTGGAGATGATTGTTTAGATTAACCTAATATACCCCGCAAATACCAGAGTAGAAAATTAGCAAAATCATAAATTGATCGCCGTCTTAAATCAGCAAATAATCAGCAAACTTAATCTTGAGGCGTTAGGATGAGATTAGCTTTTAAGGGGATTTGCAAAATCTTAATAATCTTCTTAAATGTTTAAGCAATTAAGGGCTTGCCCCAGTAACCTGCAAAGAATACCCCAAACAATTTGCTAAAGCGTCAAATTAACAACTAAAATACTTACTGCCTCACTGCATTAATCTGCTCACTATTCACCTATGCCTAAAATTCTCGTTTCCGATCCTATTGATCAAGTTGGTATTGATATACTCTCTCAGGTTGCCACGGTTGATATAAAAACTAACCTTACCCCCGATGAATTAGTACAAGTCATTCCCGACTACGATGCCATTATGATTCGCTCTGGCACTAAGCTAACTAAGCAAGCGATCGAAGCGGGCAAAAACCTCAAAATTATTGGTCGAGCAGGTGTAGGCGTAGATAATGTTGATGTTCCTACGGCGACTCGTCAAGGAATTGTGGTTGTAAACTCCCCTGAAGGAAATACGATTGCAGCAGCAGAACATGCCCTCGCCATGATGTTATCTTTATCTCGGTTTGTCCCAGAGGCAAATGCTTCGATTAAATCAGGGAAATGGGATCGCAAAAGCTTTACTGGGGTTGAAGTTTATAAAAAAACCCTTGGCGTTGTGGGCTTAGGAAAAATTGGTTCCCATGTTGCCACGGTTGCCAAGTCCATGGGCATGAAACTGCTAGCATATGATCCTTTTTTAAGTGCAGAGCGTGCCGAACAGTTGGGCGTAAGCTTAGTGGAGCTAGAAATTTTACTGCGGGAATCGGACTATATTACCCTGCACATTCCTAAAACTAAAGAAACCCAGCATTTAATCAATGCCAAAACCCTAGGGATCATGAAGCCCAATGCGCGGATTATTAACTGTGCAAGGGGAGGGATTATCGATGAAGCAGCCCTTACCGAAGCATTAATTAATGGCACCATTGCGGGCGCAGCAATTGATGTATTTGAAAATGAACCCCTAGAAGCGGATTCACCCCTGAGAAATGCTCCCGCCAGTCGGCTTGTGCTTACTCCTCACTTGGGGGCATCTACGGAAGAGGCTCAAGCAAATGTAGCAATCGATGTGGCTGAGCAAATTCGAGATGTATTATTAGGTTTGCCCGCCCGAGCCGCAGTTAATATTCCCGGACTACGCCCCGATGTTTGGCAAAAACTCAAGCCCTATCTGCAACTTTCGGAAATGCTAGGGAATCTGGTAGGGCAATTGGCTGGAGGACGGGTAGATAACCTAGATGTGCGCTTACAGGGTGAAATTGCCACTAGTGATAGCCAACCCATAGTTGTAGCCGCATTAAAAGGTTTATTATCCCAAGCATTGCAAGAACGGGTAAATTTTGTGAATGCAAGTCTGGAAGCGAAAGAGCGGGGAATTAGGGTTACAGAGACTCGTGATGCAGCGATCGAGGACTATACGGGGTCTTTGACTTTAACGGCAAAGGGTTCCCAAGGGCAGCAGTCTGTGACGGGAGCATTACTGGGCAAGGGTGAAATTCGGATTACAAATATCAATGACTTCCCGATCAATGTTGCCCCCACTCACTACATGCTTTTGACCTTGCATCGGGATATGCCCGGCATTATTGGCAAAATTGGTTCTTTATTAGGAACATTTAATGTCAACATAGCGAGTATGCAGGTTGGACGACGGATTGTCAGGGGCGAAGCAGTGATGGTAATTAATATTGATGATCCGTTACCCAGTGGGTTGCTTGATGAAATCGGACATATTCAGGGTGTGACGGATGCCTTTATGGTTAATTTATAAGTTAAGTGTTGAACTCCTCTGAAAATTCATCATTCATCGGTTTGTTAAAGTTAGTTTATAGATAAAAGTAATGTTTACAACTGCTGAATTTGGCACATTAACCCAGGGCATGGGTATTTTGGTGTTGGTATTAGCACTGATTACGGCGGTAGCGTTTGGGCGATCAGTAAGCTGGCGATTTCGCATGGTTGGGATCACTTCTTTTGCAGTGGTGTTAACGGCGGGATTATTTGCGCTGTCCTTGGCACCAATTACGCGAACCAGTGTGGAGGGAGCTTTGCCCTATGTGTTAGTTTACGATCGCCTCGGTCCAGAAGCGGTAATCACCGTACCCTCGGATATTAAGGCACCCCAGTTAGAGGCAACCCTAAAGCAGGCAGCAACAAATTTATTTTCCCCCGGACGTAATAGTTTGGGTGAATCATCTACGTTAAAAATTAGAGCAAGGACTATTCTTCATCCCAGGGAAGGGGTTTCACAGTTAGTATATTTAGGAGAATTAGAGAGGTCGCTACGGATGCGTAATGATCCAGATATGACGGTCAAGATTTTTAGTGATCGCCTATCTAACCTTCAAAAGTTATAAACATGTCCGTTTACCTTGACTATGCGGCTACAACTCCCACCCGTCCTGAGGTTATTGATCTAATCACAGAGGTTTTGCGGTCACAGTGGGGTAATCCTTCCAGCTTGCATAATTGGGGTGAACGTTCGACTATGGCTGTGGAGAGATCGCGGTTCATGGTTGCGGATTTAATTAATGCGGATCCTGAGGGCATAATTTTTACGTCTGGTGGAACGGAGTCTAACAATTTAGCATTGTGGGGAATTACCCAACAGTATGACAAGCCTCAACATCTAATTATTTCTGCTGTGGAGCATTCAGCGATCGCCCAACCTGCAAAGGTTTTATCACAAATGGGCTGGTCAGTAACTGAACTACCTGTGGATCAAACTGGTAGAGTTAACCCTTCTGATTTAATTAAGGAAATTCAGCCTAATACCGTATTAGTTTCCGTAATTTTTGCCCAAAATGAAATTGGTACAATTCAGCCGATCGCCGAGTTAGGAAAGATTTGTCGAGATGCTAAGGTGCTTTTTCATACGGATGCTGTCCAAGCGATCGGGAGAATAGATGTAAATCTCCAAGTTTTGCCTGTGGATTTACTAACAATCTCTGCCCATAAAATCTATGGCGGTCAGGGAGTTGGGGCTTTATATGTTCGCCCTAATTTACAGTTGATCCCACTAATTTTAGGCGGGGGGCAAGAACGAGGTATAAGGTCGGGGACAGAATCCGTTGCGGCGATCGCTGGGTTTGGATTGGCTGCTGAGTTGGCTAAATCGGAAATTGCCACAGAGATGCCAAGATTAAGAGCCTTGAGCGATCAGCTATTTAGGGAATTAGAAGATATACCCAACCTAATTCCTACTGGGGCGAAAAATGAACTCAGGCTACCCAATCATGTCAGTTTTTGTCATAGTTCCATAGATGGACGGCATATAGTTAGGGCAATGAATGCGACGGGAATTGGTATTAGCGCTGGTTCCGCCTGTAGCAGTGGGTCATTAATACCTAGTTCAACTCTTTTAGCAATGGGATTTAGTCATAGTCAAGCTTTAGGAGCTATTCGTCTGAGCTTAGGACTTAGGACAAGGTCATTAGATATTGAACAGGCAATTTTAAGTTTGAAGAAAGCTTTAGAAATCTCCCCCTCATTCAAATTAAACTAAAAAATTTTTGGAGTTGTTGAAATTTTGAAATTATAAGTTTGATTGCAGATACATGTTATTTGAGTCACTTCCTTAAAACAGTTGAAGTATATTCGTATCCAGCCCAATTAATCTTAAACTACATTCAGACTGTAAGTTTCAAGCGAACGCCATGAATAAAAAACTAACTAAAAATCTAATCCTAAGATTGGCAGGAGTAGCTACCTGCTCACTTGCAACTTTTTACTCTGCCTCAAGTTGGTCAAAGGAAAATACTCCAGAATATAAGTCTGACTATAAACAAGATATTAAGGTTACGCAACTACTTAAAACTCAGACTACCTCCATAGGTCAGCCAATTAACTTTGCCACAATCAATAAACCAGAAGTAACAGCCGTAAAAGTTGAAATTCCGCCCGGAAAAGAAACAGGTTGGCACAAGCACCCTCATCCGGGATATGCCTATATTATTCAAGGCACATTAACCCTAGAACTTGAAAGAAATCAGAAATTTACATTTAAACCGGGTAGCACATTCGTAGAGGTAGTAGGTACTTTGCATAATGGCAAAAATTTGGGAAACGAACCAGTAATTCTGATCGCCTTTTTTACGGCGGAGGCAGGACAGCCCTTTGCAATTCCTGCAAATCCGAAATAGCCAGAGATTATTTTAAAATTCTAAGCTTCAGAATCCCAGTCATTTAACGATTTGGTATTACACAATTTACTTAACACTCTCTGAATTTAGGAATATTAAAGTGCGGCAATCCGATCTAGGTCTCTCTTGACCTCAAATGCTAGTTCTCGATTACTTGGATCAGTATTTAAAGCCTTATTTAAGAATACTTCTGCTTCTTTATATTTCTTTTTTAAGATTAGCTCATTGCCCCAACGATGATAGGTTACTGCCTGCCAGTGAATTACCTCTGGGGACTGGGGAAATTTGCCTCGCATTCCTTCTGCTATGGCGATCGCGACAATATATTTTCTCTGCTTTAAGAGGTCTTGCAGCCGTCTAAGGGTATCAAGTTTAAGTCTTAGCTCCGGATCACTAGCAATTGGATCAACTTTTTGGCGAACATCTTTGGATCTTACTTCGGATTTAACTTCAACTTTAACCTTAGGGGTTGGTGGGGTACGGGTAGGTTGGGGTTCTGGATGGTAGGATTGACTAAAATTAGCTGCCTGTGGAGGAATTATACCTAGCTGCACATCTTTCAAAATTTGATACGCCTGCTGTACTAAACGAAACTTATCTGCCGCCGCAGGATCATCTTGATTAACATCGGGATGGTACTTTCTTGCTAATCGCCGATAGGAGAGCTTTATATCTTCTAAAGATGCCCCCCGTGATAACCCTAATAATCGATAGCATTCAGACTGCTGCATTCTGAAAATTACTGAGCTTTTTTACGAATAGAGTAGCTGCCATTTTTTAAGGTTGATGATCCTTTATTTGCTTCGACGAGTTCCATAAACTTATTAAGAGCTTGCTCTTTTGTAGCACACTCCGCAATAACATGAAATTTACTTGAAATATTTGTCTGGATAATCACTTGGTACATAATATTTCCCCAATTAAGCTTTATTTTAAATCTGGTTTTAAATTTAGTTTTATACTACCAAGGACTACCAACTATAGTAAATCCTGCCCAATAGAAAGGATGGGATAAATCTCGGTTAATTGTAACTAGGTTACTGGGCAAGTTAATTGGGGTACCCCTTAGACTTCTAATAGCACCATCTTTAAAGGTGATTTCTTTACGCAGCATAGCTAATTGTGCCTGCCTTAAGCCTTCAGCTTTGATTGTGACCTCAGGACGGTTCATCTGTCGATAAAACTCACTCATTAAAGACAGTGTACCCTCATCACTGACCTGCCATAAACTTGCTAAGACTGATTTTACTCCAGACTGGAATGCCAGCCCGGCAAAACCTAATTGATCTGTTTGATCGCCAGCCGCAGTTTTACAAGCACTTAAAACTAGAAGCTCTACGTCTTTCCAGCCTAAATTACGAATTTGCTGAGGTCTGAGTTGCTCATCTCCCCAAAGCTGAATATAGGAGTCACCACCAGAGGTAAATTCGGCATGGGTTGCAAGGTGAATAATACCGTAGGGGGTTTGATTACGCTGTGAGGTTAAATTTTCAAGACTAAAGTTTTGATTTAAAAATGAAACCCCATTCCATTCGCGACTCACAACTTTTACTTCTAAAGGTACAGCAGGCAAAGCTTTCAAGTTGGGATTACGAAACTCCGAGGCACCCATAACTAATGCCTGAACTTTGCGTAAATTGCGATAGCGGGTATCAACTAAACTCAAACCTGGAATTAAACCAAGACTATACTTTTCTACCATAAATTTTTTGCCATCATGAAAAGCTGCCACAGGGCGATCGCGCATTCCTTCAGGCATTTCAAACAACACCGTATCTATCTGCTGTTTCTCTAATTCGCTATCTAGGGGAGCTACTAACCATTGATAGAGCTTCTGAGCAGGTTTTAGGTAATCTTGAGGATTATTTCTGCCAATTGGCACAGAAGCAACTTCTAGGGACAAGTTATCAGCTTGATCAATGACTTGCTTACGATTAATAGGTAAAGACTTAACAATTTTGCCCTTAGATGTGGAGAGAATCAAGACTAGGCGATCGCCCCCTGGGGTAAATTTAACTGTAATAATTGCTGGTTTTTTGCCAGTTTCTCGTTCTAAATCCTGAAGTATTTCTTCATTAGTAGATCGCAGAAAGTCTTGGGTAGGAAGAGAAAGAGTAACAACTGTTTTAGGTGTTTCCTCAATGGGAGGGCGAGATTCAAAAGGTACGGGAGTTGGGGTCGGTGTTGGGATGGGGGTTGGTGTTGGAGTAGGTACGGGAGTGGGTGTAGGCGTTGGGGTCGGTGTAGGTAAAGGCGTGGGAGTTCCACCAACTCCAGTAAAGGCAAAAATGAAAGTAGCAGGTGTTCCAGTAATTTGATTACCAATACCAGCACTATTTACCCCTGAAGATAAGCCTAGGGAATAAACTTCTGCTCCTACAGATGTAAGAGCAGTTCCCGCATTTGCCAGACTAGGTGTTGCCCCGTAAAAAATATTAAATACTTGACTCTTGCCTGCCGCCAGATTGCCAAAGCCAAAGGTAAAGGCTGAACCTTGATCTAGGGGACCATTATTCACAAAATCTCGATTTAGAGTAGAAGGGGTAATTGGTGAGTTGGTTGCTAGGGGATTAACATTACCGAAGCCATTATTGCTGGAATAAATGACATTTGTAGCTTTTTCTCGTCCTTGTACAGTTACATATTCTCTAAATTCTGTAGGGGGGATATCCCAGTCTTGGGTACGATTGTAGCGAATATCGTTAATGGTAGCAGCACTGGTATTAGTGATAGTAACTTGGTTCTTAAATAAAGCGGTAGTTTCTGGTGCGGGAGCATAGGTTTGGGTAACTTTCAGATTGGGTAAAGTACTGAGTACAGTTGTAGTTGACACAGATGTGGGCGTGGAACTCCAATTAGTGATTTTTAAATTACCAGGATTAGGATTAGCAGGAGAAGCTCCACCCGCAATACCATTCCCAGAAACACCCCAACCTTCACATAAGCAACCGGGAGCAAGGGCATCTCCCACTCCTTGAAATAGAAGTCCCACTCCTCCAGCATCGGTGATTGGATTTAAGTCACCTGTACCACGAATCCCAAGACTGATTTTACCTGTGGTGATTACAGCCCCAAGGGTGGGAATTAAAATCTCCCCATTGGTACTTGAGAGATTGATATTACCCGCAGCTAGCCACTCTGTTGGATTAGCTCCTAGGCTACCTGTATCAATTTTGGTGGCTGTAATATTACCAAAGGCAGTAATGGTAACAGAGCCGCCCAAGCTACCTGTTGAACCTTTAGTATTCAAACTACCTAAATTTATGCCACCCTTAGATGCCGTAAGAGTAATATTGCCGCCCGGACTAGTTCTGGTAGTATCGATATTGCTAGTGGTGATATTGCCTGCGGTAATACCTAAGTTTGCACCCCATGTGGAGATATTTCCAGTATTAGCTGAATTATCAGCCGTAAGATTGACTACTCCACCATTACCTTTTTGGGCGATCGTCGTAATGTTCCCCACGGATAGATTATTAGCTTTTACCGTTACACTGCCCGCATTACCCGAAGTAGCAGTAAATCGAGTCCCAGCCGTGGCAGAAGTATTAGTTGTAATATCACGAGCAGTAACGTTCCCTGCTGCCATTAGCAAGATATTACCCCCATTGCCACTAGTGGCATTACGGTCAGAAATAGCTTCAGATTTGGTATTGAGATTACCACTGACGGTAATATTGCCAGTACTGGTAATTAGGGAAATATTGCCACCATTTTGGGTGTTAGCATCAATTCCAGTAAAATTGACCCGTGATGCCGCATTAATATCACCACCAATTACAATATCACCAACGGCATTAACGCTAATATCCCCTGCCTGTTGGATTGCTCCAGAGAATAGGGCCCCCCCAATATTGACATCACTACCCGATGTAATATTGATTTTGCCCCCTAGATTACTAGGACTGCTAAAGGTACCTGCTAGGATAACTTCTGAATTAGTAAGAATTGAACCAGTAATATTCACCGCTTTACCAGCATCAATAGTTACATTCCCCGCATCATTACTGGCAACAGTACTAACCACACCTTCGGTTGAAGTTGCTGAAGCAGAAGCGGCAAAGGAGCCAGCATTAATAACTCCCACATTCACATTATTACCAGCAGTTAGATTTACATCGCCACCTTTTTGAGTAATGGCTGTACCTGAACTTACACTCAATGCCGAAGAAGTATTAATAATATCGGTAATGGCTATATCCTGAGCAGCTTTGAGAGTAACCTTACCTCCTCCTCCTATGGAGTTTGCCTCAATATTGAGAGCAGTAATTGAACCATTTGTACTGGTTGCAGTAATATCACCAGCTTTATCTTCAGGATTAGCAATAGGGTAGGACTCTAAATTATTAGCGATCGCAATATCATTTAAGGCAGTTAATGAGATTTTACCTAAGTTCAATTCATCGGGATAAGAACTAATACTATTCAAAGCGATTTTGCCATTAGTACTATTGGCAGTAACATCCGCTCCTTTAAGGTTGACGGCTGTTATATCCCCAAAAGCGTTAAGGACAATATCGCCTCCAATAGTGACGGGTATGCCGTGGGCAAAGAGGTTTGAGACTGAAATTTTACCGTTGGTACTAGAAATTTTAATGTCTGCGCCAATATCACTAGTAACCTCAGAAACAGTGGATATATTGCCAGCGATCGCCACATCAGACTTAGCAGTTAAATCAACTGTTCCCCCACTATCATTTGTTCTCCAAGTATCAATGCTATTAACGGAAATACCACCATTGGAGCTAGAGAAATTAACCAGACCACCTGTGGTCACCAGACTACCCGTGGAAATATCTCCTGTAGCTGTAAAGTTCAGGTTGCCTCCCCTGAAGCTAACCCTTGAAGAATTAATATTGCCTGTGGCGATCGCTCCTGTGGAAGTAATATCAACATTCCCTGCGTTGAGAGAACCCAGAATCCCAATACTGGAAGAATTTAAATCACCACTAGTAAAATTACCTGAACTAGAAATGAAAATATTGCCTGCATTTTGAGCAACTAAACTTGACTGCGAAGAGGTATTTATACTGCCTGATATGCTTGGCACCCCTGGAACTGTTAGTGTGCCGATATTGATAGATTTTCCAGTGAGAGTTACATCTCCACCATTGCCTGACTGACCAGATTGGGCAAAAGAAAGGGATAAAACTCCCAACCCCACATTAATATTGCCATTTAAGGCTTGAAATGTAATTTTGCCAGCATTACTAGCATTGCCTATAAAAGTTGCCGATGCCGATGTGACATCCTGCAGAATACTAATGTTGCCATTGGTAGTATTAAGGTTAATATCACCGCCTATACCTGTATTACCCTGTGCTACTGCGGAAGTAGAAGATACACGTCTAGCTGAAATATTGCCCGTAGCATCAACTTGAATCTTGGCACCGTTGCCAGTATTACCTAGTCCCGCACCGTTACTAATTACGGATAACGTAGCAATATCTCGGGTACTAATGTTATTACCCTTAAGGGTGATGTTGTTACCGTCACCTGTGGTACCTGATGCTCCTTTAATTTCCGAGTTACTTGTAACATCCTGAACACTTATATTTCCAGTAGTAGAAAGCAGAATTGCACCTGCTTTTTTAGTGGTGCCGTTACTTTGAACTACAGAACCAGAACGTACATTAGTGGCACTAATATTACCAGTGGTAGAGTTAACACTAATATTGCCGCCATTACCTGCTATGCCATTTCCGTTAACAAAGGCATCGGTACTAATCCGATCAGTGACAGCAATATTTTTACTGGCATTAATTGTAATGTTACCGCCGTTGCCTGTATTCCCAGTATTTACCCTAGCTCCCGCATCAATGATTGCTGCCGTAATTCCGCCATTAAGTGAGGATAGAGTAATATCTCCAGCATTGGCAGTGGTAAAACTAGTGGTATCGATCGCCCCTGAAGCAATATTATCCTGAGCCAAGACTTTAATAGCCCCAGATATAGTTCCAGTAGTAGTTGTAGTCAGAATATTTCCAGTTGTAACGCTACCACGGGAATCAATGACCACTGATCCACCATTCCCAGTTGCAGGTCTGGTATCGATATTACCCGTTTGAATTTTGCCCGCTAGGGTTGGATTGGGGTTGTATTGGTTAGTTAAAACTACGTCGCCATTAGGGACAGCGATAGTCACATTACCAATGGTGATATTGGCACTGCTTGGCAAGAGTGTATCTGCGGCGATTGGAGGCTTAATCCCTGCTCTAATATCTAAGGTGGGCTTAATACTGCCATTAATACTAACAGTACTCACGCCATCGGAAAGTCCAAAGGTTTCAGCAATAAAACTGGAAGTATCGGTACCAGTAATTATAATATTCCCCGGAATAGTCACCTGCCCACCCGCCAGAATATGTAAAGATGCCCCCGTATAAGAGGCTAAGCTGACATCTCCATTGGATTTTATGACTGGATCATAGGGACTGAAAAGATTACCTAAGCTGCCATCTAATTGCTCAATCTTGAAATTACCGCCAATAGAGTAATGAGCATCCCCATTGATCGTATTAGCAGACCTTAGGATCATGTCTGTACCAGAAAATAAGCCACTGGCAGCATTATTCAAAGCAAAAACATCTATGCCTTGGTTACCTTGTATAGATAACTTAGCTCCTGCATTAGCGATAAAGGCAGTTGTGGCACTGTCTCTAATTCTGACTGTATTTCCTGCGAGTAAGTTCAGGTTTTGTGATGTTTGGAGTTGAGAATTGACTAGCGTTAAATTATTAGCGGCACTGAGGGTACTTGAACCTGTATTAATGTTTTTAGCGATCGCATCTCCAACTGTGACTGGAAGTTTAGCGGCAGTTAAAATTACATCACCATTATTATTTACACTGAGACCCGTAGCTTTTTCGAGGTTGGCACCAGTTAATAACTGCGGCAGTGTTGGAATAGATAGTCCCCAAGGGTTAATGCCCAAGTCTGGATTAGGTTGAAATTCCAAACCAATGACATCCCCAACTTGGCTAAGTCTTACTAGGTTTTTACCGGGGACAGCACTGAGGGTAATGCTACCATTGGGGGCAGATAGATTACCTGTACTGATCACAGTTCCACCCAAGAAATTAATATCTTTGCCTGAGTTAACCGCTAGATCAGCCGCACTAATAATTGCCCCTGGGTGAGACATGGTAAAAGCAAAGCTATTGGGATTGCCAACTAAAGTTGCATAATTATTAGTCCCGATCGCATTAAAGAAATTATTTCCAAATCCAATCCCATTGGCAGTAGTAGCCGTAAAAGCCCCAGCTAAGTTCAAACTGGCATTATTGCCAAAGATAATTCCCGCAGGATTCATTAAAAATAAATTGGAGTTACCCCCACTTACTTGGATTAATCCATTAATAACTGAGGCATCCCCACCGACAACCCGACCTAAAATATTTTGAATGCTAGGGTTAGAAAGAAAGTTGGCAATTTGATTAGTATTTAAGCCAAATTGTTGAAAGCTGTGAAAAAGATTGGTGCGATCGCCAGATAGTTGACCACCCGAAATATCAATGCGATTACCAATACTATTTACAGCAGTATTTGTGCCATCATTAGCAGGAATAATAGACTGACTCCAACTAGGATAGGCAATGCTAATAAAAGGTAAAATAGCTAATAGTAGGGATGGTCTCGCCATAGATTTTGCTTCGCTATGTTTTTGTAGAAGAATATCACAGCCGTAAATTGATTTTGGTTAAATTACTGGTTTAAATTACTGTTATACGCCCGCCTATAACGGGTATTGTGCTTGTTAGCAAATCATTAATTTTTGTATCATAACTAACAAATAGTTCCGTAGGTGCCACTCCACAGGCGCGATGAACTTCTGACATAGCAGCTAATTGTAATGCTCC
Encoded here:
- a CDS encoding CHAT domain-containing protein, producing the protein MARPSLLLAILPFISIAYPSWSQSIIPANDGTNTAVNSIGNRIDISGGQLSGDRTNLFHSFQQFGLNTNQIANFLSNPSIQNILGRVVGGDASVINGLIQVSGGNSNLFLMNPAGIIFGNNASLNLAGAFTATTANGIGFGNNFFNAIGTNNYATLVGNPNSFAFTMSHPGAIISAADLAVNSGKDINFLGGTVISTGNLSAPNGSITLSAVPGKNLVRLSQVGDVIGLEFQPNPDLGINPWGLSIPTLPQLLTGANLEKATGLSVNNNGDVILTAAKLPVTVGDAIAKNINTGSSTLSAANNLTLVNSQLQTSQNLNLLAGNTVRIRDSATTAFIANAGAKLSIQGNQGIDVFALNNAASGLFSGTDMILRSANTINGDAHYSIGGNFKIEQLDGSLGNLFSPYDPVIKSNGDVSLASYTGASLHILAGGQVTIPGNIIITGTDTSSFIAETFGLSDGVSTVSINGSIKPTLDIRAGIKPPIAADTLLPSSANITIGNVTIAVPNGDVVLTNQYNPNPTLAGKIQTGNIDTRPATGNGGSVVIDSRGSVTTGNILTTTTTGTISGAIKVLAQDNIASGAIDTTSFTTANAGDITLSSLNGGITAAIIDAGARVNTGNTGNGGNITINASKNIAVTDRISTDAFVNGNGIAGNGGNISVNSTTGNISATNVRSGSVVQSNGTTKKAGAILLSTTGNISVQDVTSNSEIKGASGTTGDGNNITLKGNNISTRDIATLSVISNGAGLGNTGNGAKIQVDATGNISARRVSSTSAVAQGNTGIGGDINLNTTNGNISILQDVTSASATFIGNASNAGKITFQALNGNINVGLGVLSLSFAQSGQSGNGGDVTLTGKSINIGTLTVPGVPSISGSINTSSQSSLVAQNAGNIFISSSGNFTSGDLNSSSIGILGSLNAGNVDITSTGAIATGNINSSRVSFRGGNLNFTATGDISTGSLVTTGGLVNFSSSNGGISVNSIDTWRTNDSGGTVDLTAKSDVAIAGNISTVSEVTSDIGADIKISSTNGKISVSNLFAHGIPVTIGGDIVLNAFGDITAVNLKGADVTANSTNGKIALNSISSYPDELNLGKISLTALNDIAIANNLESYPIANPEDKAGDITATSTNGSITALNIEANSIGGGGKVTLKAAQDIAITDIINTSSALSVSSGTAITQKGGDVNLTAGNNVNVGVINAGSFAASASATSTEGVVSTVASNDAGNVTIDAGKAVNITGSILTNSEVILAGTFSSPSNLGGKINITSGSDVNIGGALFSGAIQQAGDISVNAVGDIVIGGDINAASRVNFTGIDANTQNGGNISLITSTGNITVSGNLNTKSEAISDRNATSGNGGNILLMAAGNVTARDITTNTSATAGTRFTATSGNAGSVTVKANNLSVGNITTIAQKGNGGVVNLTADNSANTGNISTWGANLGITAGNITTSNIDTTRTSPGGNITLTASKGGINLGSLNTKGSTGSLGGSVTITAFGNITATKIDTGSLGANPTEWLAAGNINLSSTNGEILIPTLGAVITTGKISLGIRGTGDLNPITDAGGVGLLFQGVGDALAPGCLCEGWGVSGNGIAGGASPANPNPGNLKITNWSSTPTSVSTTTVLSTLPNLKVTQTYAPAPETTALFKNQVTITNTSAATINDIRYNRTQDWDIPPTEFREYVTVQGREKATNVIYSSNNGFGNVNPLATNSPITPSTLNRDFVNNGPLDQGSAFTFGFGNLAAGKSQVFNIFYGATPSLANAGTALTSVGAEVYSLGLSSGVNSAGIGNQITGTPATFIFAFTGVGGTPTPLPTPTPTPTPTPVPTPTPTPIPTPTPTPVPFESRPPIEETPKTVVTLSLPTQDFLRSTNEEILQDLERETGKKPAIITVKFTPGGDRLVLILSTSKGKIVKSLPINRKQVIDQADNLSLEVASVPIGRNNPQDYLKPAQKLYQWLVAPLDSELEKQQIDTVLFEMPEGMRDRPVAAFHDGKKFMVEKYSLGLIPGLSLVDTRYRNLRKVQALVMGASEFRNPNLKALPAVPLEVKVVSREWNGVSFLNQNFSLENLTSQRNQTPYGIIHLATHAEFTSGGDSYIQLWGDEQLRPQQIRNLGWKDVELLVLSACKTAAGDQTDQLGFAGLAFQSGVKSVLASLWQVSDEGTLSLMSEFYRQMNRPEVTIKAEGLRQAQLAMLRKEITFKDGAIRSLRGTPINLPSNLVTINRDLSHPFYWAGFTIVGSPW